A DNA window from Coffea arabica cultivar ET-39 chromosome 6c, Coffea Arabica ET-39 HiFi, whole genome shotgun sequence contains the following coding sequences:
- the LOC113693135 gene encoding UDP-glycosyltransferase 71K1-like, translating to MKKTKLVFVPSPGISHLISTVELSKRLTERDDQLSIFVLVISSPVGPDSESYTQEVAASNTSIQFINIPKADPNLSEALSSPENFYALYLESHRSYVKTAIIDQVLVSESITSLAGIVVDLFCSSMVDVANELGVPSYVFFTSGSAYLGFVFYLPIHNKNGREFETSDPDSIIPTYSHPVPSNVIPSYAFNKHGGYSSFVKHATKFKETKGIIINTFAELESHAVDRLKFDAETPPIYTVGPLLDLEGRKQEPDH from the coding sequence atgaagaagacaaagcttgtttttgttccatcaCCAGGCATAAGCCACCTAATATCCACAGTTGAGCTCTCCAAGCGCTTAACTGAAAGAGATGATCAGCTATCAATATTTGTTCTGGTCATAAGCTCGCCTGTTGGCCCAGACTCGGAGTCCTACACTCAAGAAGTGGCTGCTTCAAACACTAGTATTCAATTCATCAACATTCCTAAAGCAGATCCCAATCTATCAGAGGCCTTGAGCTCCCCAGAAAATTTTTATGCTCTCTATTTGGAAAGCCATAGATCCTATGTCAAAACAGCAATAATTGATCAAGTACTAGTATCAGAATCCATCACTTCTCTTGCCGGGATAGTTGTTGATCTATTCTGTAGTTCGATGGTTGATGTAGCGAATGAGCTTGGCGTTCCTTCATATGTGTTCTTCACCTCTGGCTCTGCCTATCTTGGTTTCGTGTTTTATCTTCCAATTCACAACAAAAATGGAAGAGAGTTCGAGACTTCAGACCCTGATTCAATTATTCCAACATATTCTCACCCTGTACCTTCAAATGTTATACCTTCTTATGCATTTAACAAGCATGGTGGTTATTCCTCATTCGTAAAACATGCTACCAAGTTCAAGGAGACAAAAGGAATCATCATAAATACGTTTGCAGAATTAGAATCTCATGCTGTGGATCGATTGAAATTCGATGCTGAAACACCGCCAATCTACACAGTTGGACCCCTGCTCGACCTGGAGGGCAGAAAGCAAGAGCCTGATCActaa
- the LOC113693136 gene encoding UDP-glycosyltransferase 71K1-like, whose amino-acid sequence MKWLDDQPPSSVVFLCFGSMGSFEPDQLAEMALALEWSGYRVLWSVRLSKAYTKGTGEHSNISEMLPQGFLERVQNRGLVSSWAPQMEVLAHEAVGGFVSHCGWNSILESLWHGVPVATWPVYAEQQINAFELVRELELAMDLKMDCRMENAKNLVVAEEIEKAIRCLMDTENPTRKRVLEMKEISRKAIEKFHFPKH is encoded by the coding sequence atgaaatggTTAGATGATCAGCCTCCATCATCAGTTGTATTTCTCTGTTTTGGAAGCATGGGTAGTTTTGAGCCTGACCAGTTAGCAGAGATGGCACTTGCACTCGAGTGGAGTGGATACAGAGTCTTGTGGTCAGTCCGGTTATCAAAGGCCTATACAAAAGGGACAGGTGAGCATTCCAATATTTCTGAAATGTTGCCACAAGGCTTCTTAGAGCGCGTCCAAAATCGAGGATTGGTGAGTAGTTGGGCACCACAAATGGAGGTGCTGGCTCATGAAGCAGTTGGGGGATTTGTATCTCATTGTGGCTGGAACTCTATACTAGAAAGCCTGTGGCATGGGGTGCCTGTTGCAACATGGCCTGTATATGCTGAGCAACAAATCAATGCGTTCGAGTTGGTAAGAGAGTTGGAACTGGCTATGGACTTGAAAATGGATTGTCGAATGGAAAATGCAAAGAATCTTGTAGTGGCTGAGGAAATCGAGAAAGCTATCAGATGCTTGATGGACACAGAGAATCCAACAAGAAAAAGAGTTCTAGAAATGAAGGAGATAAGCAGAAAGGCCattgaaaaatttcattttccaaaacacTAA
- the LOC113694327 gene encoding uncharacterized protein: MLTILYFYDNKLTGAIPTEIGNLAMLTALEFRDNKLTGVIPAEIGNLAMLMDLDFSNNKLTGGIPEKIGNLHRLEELYLYNNALSGSIPAAIFNISSLQHIGLDQNKFSGTIPFTVSNNKLSNLESLFLDQNYLSGGIPSTISNATKLVFLVLYNNELTGSIPTSLASLRNLKYLYLDYNRLSSESSELSFFTFLTSCRSLTYLVLDNNPLNGFLPASFSNYSTSLEVITAKSCRIKGNIPDGISNLSGLVELEFSGNELIGSVPRTIHSLANLQVLYLDSNQIRDVLDIFCGLQSLGLLDLSQNQFFGSIPECLGNMTNLRQIFLDSNRLTSMIPANLLSMKDLQILNLSSNFLSGSLPLEIGNLKAAYSLDISFNQLSDKIPTTIGELQALQSLSLAKNNLQGSIPESFSYIVSLEFLDLSHNNLSGVIPKSMEALKSLKECNVSFNRLSGEIPRDGPFRNFTGQLFMNNEGLCGDPRLSVPLCQSNSIRRSSKRKVLLLVISLSGMAAILIIAIGALLNLRWLKKPKSSSGIELMSAAKYERFSYYDLLHSTDNYNESNLLGEGSYGSVYKGILSDGTIVAIKVFNLLVEGSLKSFDKECEVLKSLRHRNLIKVLGSCCNLNFKALVLKYMPNGNLEKWLYSHNHFLDMFQRINIMIDVACALEYLHYGYDAPVVHCDLKPSNILLDEDMAAHVSDFGIAKMFGQGESILHTNTLATLGYIAPEYGSEGIVSTRIDVYSFGIVLMEIFSRIRPGDETFSGDLSLKSWVEDSLPDALQVVDANLIRPEDEHFTDKLKCVTLIMKLALNCCTECPRERISMKDVLAELIKIKHQFQFLMTHTVRS; the protein is encoded by the exons ATGTTGacgattttatatttttatgacAACAAATTGACAG GTGCAATTCCAACTGAAATAGGGAATTTAGCTATGTTGACGGCTTTAGAATTTAGAGACAACAAATTGACTG GTGTAATTCCAGCTGAAATAGGGAATTTAGCTATGTTGATGGATTTAGATTTTAGCAACAACAAATTGACAG GTGGAATACCCGAAAAGATTGGGAACCTTCACAGATTGGAGGAGCTTTATTTATACAACAATGCATTATCGGGTTCCATACCAGCTGCAATTTTCAACATTTCATCTCTCCAACATATTGGACTTGACCAGAATAAATTCTCAGGAACTATTCCTTTCACAGTGAGTAATAATAAGCTAAGCAATTTGGAGTCTCTTTTTCTTGATCAGAATTACTTGAGCGGAGGTATACCTAGCACCATCTCAAATGCTACTAAGCTAGTTTTTTTGGTGCTTTACAATAATGAGCTCACAGGTTCAATCCCCACCTCTTTAGCAAGTTTAAGAAATCTAAAATATCTATACCTGGATTACAACAGGCTATCAAGTGAATCCTCAGAATTGAGCTTTTTCACTTTCTTGACGAGTTGCAGATCTTTGACATATTTAGTGTTGGATAATAATCCTCTAAATGGTTTTCTGCCAGCTTCCTTTTCTAACTATTCGACTTCACTTGAAGTCATAACTGCAAAAAGTTGTAGAATCAAGGGAAACATCCCAGATGGAATCAGCAATTTGAGCGGTTTGGTGGAACTAGAATTTTCAGGTAATGAATTGATTGGATCTGTCCCAAGAACTATACATAGTTTGGCAAATCTTCAGGTGCTGTACTTGGACTCCAATCAAATAAGAGATGTCTTGGACATTTTTTGTGGATTACAAAGTTTGGGGTTGTTAGACTTGAGCCAAAATCAATTCTTTGGTAGTATTCCAGAATGCTTAGGAAATATGACAAATTTGAGACAGATTTTTCTAGACTCCAACAGGTTGACTTCCATGATACCTGCTAACCTATTGAGCATGAAAGATCTCCAAATTCTCAACCTTTCATCAAATTTCTTAAGTGGATCGCTACCTTTGGAGATCGGGAACCTCAAAGCAGCATATAGTTTAGATATCTCGTTCAATCAATTATCAGACAAAATCCCTACAACCATTGGAGAGCTGCAAGCTTTACAGAGCCTTTCATTGGCGAAAAATAATTTGCAGGGTTCTATACCAGAATCATTTAGCTATATAGTCAGCTTGGAATTCTTGGACCTTTCACACAATAATCTCTCTGGTGTAATACCCAAGTCAATGGAGGCACTCAAATCTCTCAAGGAATGCAATGTTTCTTTTAATAGATTAAGTGGCGAAATTCCTCGAGATGGTCCCTTCAGAAACTTTACAGGTCAATTGTTCATGAACAATGAAGGACTCTGTGGTGACCCAAGGCTTAGTGTTCCACTATGTCAGAGTAATTCAATTAGAAGATCGAGCAAAAGAAAGGTGCTTCTACTTGTCATTAGTCTGTCAGGGATGGCAGCAATACTGATAATAGCAATTGGAGCATTATTGAATCTAAGGTGGCTAAAGAAACCAAAGAGTTCTAGTGGAATAGAGTTGATGTCAGCGGCAAAATATGAAAGATTTTCATACTATGACCTTTTGCACTCAACCGATAACTACAATGAAAGCAATTTGCTTGGAGAAGGGAGCTATGGTTCTGTTTACAAAGGGATCCTAAGTGATGGCACTATTGTGGCTATCAAGGTATTCAACTTGCTAGTGGAAGGTTCATTAAAAAGTTTTGATAAAGAATGCGAGGTTCTAAAGAGTTTACGCCATCGAAATCTTATAAAAGTGCTCGGCAGCTGCTGTAACCTTAATTTTAAAGCCTTGGTACTCAAATACATGCCCAATGGGAATCTTGAGAAGTGGTTGTACTCTCACAACCATTTTTTAGATATGTTCCAAAGAATAAACATAATGATTGACGTTGCTTGTGCATTGGAATATCTCCATTATGGTTATGATGCTCCTGTGGTACATTGTGACTTGAAGCCCAGTAATATCTTGCTTGATGAAGATATGGCTGCCCATGTAAGTGACTTTGGTATAGCAAAAATGTTTGGCCAAGGAGAAAGTATTTTGCATACCAATACCCTTGCAACACTGGGATACATTGCACCAG AGTATGGATCGGAGGGGATAGTTTCAACAAGAATTGATGTATACAGTTTTGGAATAGTTTTGATGGAAATTTTTTCAAGGATAAGGCCTGGTGATGAAACGTTTTCAGGAGATTTAAGCCTTAAAAGTTGGGTAGAAGATTCTCTTCCTGATGCACTTCAGGTCGTTGATGCAAACTTAATTAGGCCAGAGGATGAGCATTTCACTGACAAGCTGAAGTGTGTTACATTGATTATGAAATTGGCTTTGAACTGCTGTACAGAATGTCCAAGAGAAAGGATCAGTATGAAAGATGTTTTAGCAGAACTAATAAAGATCAAGCATCAATTTCAATTTCTGATGACA CATACTGTCAGGTCTTGA
- the LOC113691799 gene encoding uncharacterized protein isoform X2, with protein sequence MSFLFLLDSLLFSLLDSIIKNHSAPHRSTGQEEKITGMLEEKSSTNMYDRLLKLAASSVNEKELKRGESKFWEESNPQASMWKPCADKKSTQGGLLSELWCNCLKLSGQGNPGTVTLWPMEA encoded by the exons ATGAGCTTTCTTTTCCTGCTggattcccttttgttttctcttttggaCTCAATAATCAAGAATCATTCGGCCCCTCACAGATCAACAGGGCAAGAG GAGAAAATCACTGGCATGTTGGAGGAAAAGAGTTCAACAAACATGTATGATCGCCTTCTAAAACTGGCGGCCAGTTCTGTTAATGAG AAAGAGTTGAAGAGAGGTGAATCAAAATTTTGGGAAGAATCAAACCCTCAGGCATCAATGTGGAAGCCTTGTGCCGACAAGAAGAGTACCCAAG GTGGTTTGCTGTCTGAACTGTGGTGTAATTGTTTAAAGTTGTCGGGGCAGGGAAATCCAGGAACAGTTACATTGTGGCCAATGGAGGCCTAA
- the LOC113691799 gene encoding uncharacterized protein isoform X1: MSFLFLLDSLLFSLLDSIIKNHSAPHRSTGQEEKITGMLEEKSSTNMYDRLLKLAASSVNEKELKRGESKFWEESNPQASMWKPCADKKSTQVGGLLSELWCNCLKLSGQGNPGTVTLWPMEA; encoded by the exons ATGAGCTTTCTTTTCCTGCTggattcccttttgttttctcttttggaCTCAATAATCAAGAATCATTCGGCCCCTCACAGATCAACAGGGCAAGAG GAGAAAATCACTGGCATGTTGGAGGAAAAGAGTTCAACAAACATGTATGATCGCCTTCTAAAACTGGCGGCCAGTTCTGTTAATGAG AAAGAGTTGAAGAGAGGTGAATCAAAATTTTGGGAAGAATCAAACCCTCAGGCATCAATGTGGAAGCCTTGTGCCGACAAGAAGAGTACCCAAG TAGGTGGTTTGCTGTCTGAACTGTGGTGTAATTGTTTAAAGTTGTCGGGGCAGGGAAATCCAGGAACAGTTACATTGTGGCCAATGGAGGCCTAA